A portion of the Acidimicrobiales bacterium genome contains these proteins:
- a CDS encoding alpha/beta fold hydrolase has product MISATTLVNGQLAHYATGGRGLPVLFLHGWGLDHRAYQRSLRRLTARNCRVIAPSLPGFGGTAGLPLHDQSLPAFARWVDSFLDSIDIDEPVVVMGHSFGGGIATMFAHDHRRRVRHLVILNSVGDPDAFWSSAKRQGLGDLCRSVIDPVLGTLSPSGRGARARHAQRLFLKNATRDPLRVASTALVAVSADLRGEMANLAADGLPVTVLWSDRDGVIPMSAFDTFCSTFGAEGQVVRGGHSWLLASPDALGDVLENMIHVRATEHREETTVASTAELRALLAGTSLTGPAVSLLMRGVSPLWLLSAPASVLAADLTLCHPRLKPGEVRAAVQAGGSSEHHRLTVVATDRAGLLADTLAVLTNEGLSIESASAMTWPALSLALHSVTVHAKAPVVQERWDAIGARLQAAAAGHPSRASLEPDNFRPTGDTEAVILGESGDSSFVRVTAPDQPGLLLAICRWFADHGLSIEAADVSTADDMARDTFLVTGDFDVDELAIHLGRPHPSTFARLTARLPIPA; this is encoded by the coding sequence ATGATCTCGGCGACGACGTTGGTCAACGGCCAGCTTGCGCACTACGCCACCGGTGGGCGCGGCCTGCCGGTGCTGTTCCTCCACGGCTGGGGGCTCGACCATCGCGCCTACCAGCGCTCGCTGCGAAGGCTGACGGCGCGCAACTGCCGCGTGATCGCCCCGTCGCTGCCCGGTTTCGGCGGCACCGCCGGGCTCCCCCTGCACGACCAGTCACTGCCCGCGTTCGCCCGCTGGGTCGACTCCTTCCTCGACTCGATCGACATCGACGAACCCGTCGTCGTCATGGGCCACAGCTTCGGCGGCGGCATCGCCACGATGTTCGCCCACGACCATCGTCGCCGGGTGCGCCATCTCGTCATCTTGAATTCGGTGGGTGACCCCGATGCGTTCTGGTCGAGTGCCAAACGCCAGGGGCTCGGCGACCTGTGTCGATCGGTGATCGACCCGGTGCTCGGCACCCTCTCCCCCTCCGGCCGAGGGGCCCGTGCTCGCCACGCCCAGCGGCTGTTTCTGAAGAATGCCACCCGCGACCCACTTCGGGTCGCGTCCACCGCCCTCGTCGCCGTCTCGGCCGACCTGCGCGGTGAGATGGCGAACCTCGCGGCGGACGGCCTTCCCGTGACCGTGTTGTGGAGTGACCGTGACGGCGTGATCCCCATGTCTGCGTTCGACACGTTCTGTTCCACTTTCGGCGCTGAGGGACAGGTCGTCCGCGGCGGCCACTCGTGGCTGCTCGCCAGCCCGGACGCGTTGGGCGACGTGCTCGAGAACATGATCCACGTGCGAGCCACCGAGCATCGAGAAGAGACGACGGTCGCCTCGACCGCCGAACTGCGGGCGTTGCTGGCCGGAACGTCCCTGACCGGGCCGGCGGTCTCCCTCCTGATGAGGGGGGTCTCGCCGCTGTGGCTGCTCAGCGCGCCGGCCAGCGTGCTCGCTGCGGACCTGACGCTGTGTCATCCGCGACTGAAACCGGGCGAGGTACGGGCGGCGGTCCAGGCAGGCGGCTCGAGCGAGCATCACCGACTCACGGTGGTTGCAACCGATCGAGCCGGCCTCCTGGCCGACACGCTGGCCGTGCTCACCAACGAAGGCCTCTCGATCGAGTCGGCCTCCGCGATGACCTGGCCGGCATTGAGTCTGGCGCTGCATTCGGTGACCGTTCACGCGAAGGCGCCGGTGGTCCAGGAACGGTGGGATGCCATCGGGGCGCGCCTCCAGGCCGCCGCGGCCGGCCACCCGTCCCGAGCGTCGCTCGAGCCCGACAACTTCCGGCCCACCGGCGACACCGAGGCGGTCATTCTCGGCGAGAGCGGCGACAGCTCCTTCGTGCGGGTGACGGCACCGGACCAGCCCGGGCTGCTGCTCGCCATCTGCCGCTGGTTCGCCGACCACGGCCTGTCGATCGAGGCGGCCGACGTCTCGACCGCCGACGACATGGCCCGCGACACCTTCCTCGTCACCGGCGACTTCGACGTCGACGAGCTCGCCATCCACCTCGGCCGCCCCCACCCGAGCACCTTCGCCCGCCTCACCGCCCGCCTCCCCATCCCCGCCTGA
- a CDS encoding sigma-70 family RNA polymerase sigma factor, translated as MDSPGHTDVARRAAFERALEEIYEPVQRYLRRRCEPHDADEVLNDTLLTIWRRLDDVPADRRLPWTYAVARRCLANHRRGNVRRLRLSEKATAGTSALPADEWTTEADALLHDAMGRLREDDREVIRLWAWERLGPREIAEVLETTPNAVSVRLTKIRRTLESEISGKDRAPAGHERVDGNTEEER; from the coding sequence ATGGACAGTCCGGGACACACCGATGTGGCACGCCGCGCCGCGTTCGAACGCGCCCTCGAGGAGATCTACGAACCGGTGCAGCGATACCTCCGTCGCCGTTGCGAGCCGCACGACGCCGACGAAGTCCTGAACGACACGTTGCTCACCATCTGGCGTCGACTCGACGACGTGCCCGCCGACCGTCGCCTGCCGTGGACGTACGCCGTCGCCCGACGGTGCCTCGCCAATCATCGCCGTGGCAACGTCCGTCGCCTCCGGCTCTCGGAGAAGGCGACGGCCGGCACGTCGGCCCTCCCCGCCGACGAGTGGACGACGGAGGCCGATGCCCTCCTCCACGACGCGATGGGTCGGCTTCGCGAGGACGATCGAGAGGTCATCCGGCTGTGGGCATGGGAGCGGTTGGGGCCCCGCGAGATCGCAGAAGTGCTCGAGACCACGCCCAATGCAGTCAGCGTGCGGCTGACGAAGATCCGCCGCACGCTCGAATCCGAGATTTCCGGAAAGGATCGAGCCCCGGCCGGACATGAACGAGTTGACGGCAACACGGAGGAGGAACGGTGA
- a CDS encoding amidase family protein produces the protein MTVPDFRSLTVQELARRVRDRELSAGDVTEAALRRIDEVNPVLNAFVAVDAADARAQAARIDERLAAGEDVGHLAGIPIGVKDLADAKGFVTSRGSLVVGETEPATEDATEVARLRAAGCVVIGKTNTPETGWTGDTYNPVFGATVNPWNTARSPGGSSGGTSAAIASGMVPLATGSDGGGSIRIPSALTGLSGHKPTQGRVPSGPAPMGAADLTTVGPMARRIRDVALALDVVCGPTPGDLRSLDAPARCYREALAAPQAPKRVLWAPSIEGQAPDEEIHAVCRAAVDRVEDAGVEVVEIGPVIENVIGPFALLFYGGMVPVFREVMSDPDRFDLVTPGLREVLTLANEMLTSDAVEDARKQAQALSLGLAAKMAGFDALVSPTVAGHTPVSQRQGTIGGEETQSWVSYTYAFNVTRRPAGTTNAGFTADGMPVGLQIVGHQNDDLGTLTTTAWIEDLLGFDPIAPI, from the coding sequence ATGACTGTTCCTGATTTCCGTTCCCTGACCGTGCAAGAGCTGGCTCGACGGGTGCGTGACCGTGAGTTGTCGGCCGGCGATGTGACCGAGGCCGCCCTGCGCCGCATCGACGAGGTCAACCCGGTACTCAACGCCTTCGTGGCGGTCGATGCCGCCGACGCGCGCGCCCAGGCCGCTCGCATCGACGAGAGACTGGCCGCCGGCGAGGACGTCGGGCACCTCGCCGGGATCCCGATCGGCGTGAAGGATCTCGCCGACGCGAAGGGCTTCGTCACCTCGAGGGGTTCGCTGGTCGTCGGTGAGACGGAACCGGCGACCGAGGACGCGACGGAGGTCGCCCGGCTGCGCGCCGCGGGATGCGTCGTGATCGGGAAGACGAACACGCCGGAGACGGGATGGACCGGCGACACCTACAACCCGGTCTTCGGGGCCACGGTGAATCCGTGGAACACGGCACGTTCGCCCGGCGGCTCGTCGGGTGGCACGTCGGCGGCGATCGCCTCGGGTATGGTGCCGCTGGCCACGGGGTCCGACGGCGGCGGCTCGATCCGGATTCCCTCGGCGCTCACCGGCCTGTCGGGTCACAAGCCGACCCAGGGGCGGGTGCCGAGCGGGCCGGCCCCGATGGGAGCCGCCGACCTCACCACGGTCGGGCCGATGGCTCGTCGCATTCGCGATGTTGCGCTGGCTCTCGACGTGGTCTGCGGTCCCACGCCGGGCGACTTGCGTTCGCTCGATGCTCCGGCCCGGTGCTATCGCGAAGCGCTGGCCGCACCGCAGGCACCGAAGCGGGTGCTGTGGGCGCCTTCGATCGAGGGCCAGGCGCCCGACGAAGAGATCCACGCAGTGTGCCGCGCCGCCGTCGACCGCGTGGAGGACGCGGGCGTCGAGGTGGTCGAGATCGGCCCGGTCATCGAGAACGTCATCGGTCCGTTCGCGCTGCTCTTCTACGGCGGAATGGTGCCCGTCTTCCGTGAGGTGATGAGCGATCCCGATCGTTTCGATCTGGTCACACCGGGGCTCCGGGAAGTGCTGACCCTCGCCAACGAGATGTTGACGTCCGACGCAGTGGAGGACGCCCGCAAGCAGGCCCAGGCGCTGTCGCTCGGCCTCGCCGCCAAGATGGCCGGCTTCGATGCACTGGTGTCGCCGACGGTCGCCGGCCACACCCCGGTGTCGCAGCGCCAGGGGACCATCGGTGGTGAGGAGACGCAGTCGTGGGTGAGCTACACGTATGCCTTCAACGTGACCCGGCGGCCAGCCGGCACCACCAACGCCGGTTTCACCGCCGATGGCATGCCGGTCGGCCTGCAGATCGTCGGCCATCAGAACGACGACCTCGGCACGCTCACGACCACCGCCTGGATCGAGGACCTCCTCGGTTTCGACCCCATCGCCCCGATCTGA
- a CDS encoding VOC family protein, translated as MTAPVRILGHDHVVLNVADPERSLAWYRDKLGLAPEREAEWRAGDVPFLSMRLNADTVIDLFVAERTGTNVDHFSMRVADDVDLEAVAASGEFDVVGGPMRIWGSAGYGTGIYVKDPDGNTVELKHYGPDRHNP; from the coding sequence ATGACTGCACCGGTGCGGATTCTCGGTCACGACCATGTCGTGCTCAACGTCGCTGACCCCGAGCGCTCGCTCGCCTGGTATCGCGACAAGCTCGGCCTCGCGCCGGAGCGCGAGGCCGAGTGGCGGGCCGGTGACGTGCCGTTCCTGTCCATGCGGCTCAACGCCGACACGGTGATCGACCTCTTCGTCGCCGAGCGCACGGGCACCAACGTCGACCACTTCTCGATGCGAGTGGCCGACGACGTGGACCTCGAGGCAGTGGCGGCGTCGGGCGAATTCGACGTGGTCGGCGGCCCCATGCGGATCTGGGGATCGGCCGGCTACGGCACCGGTATCTATGTGAAGGATCCCGACGGCAACACCGTCGAACTCAAGCACTACGGCCCCGACCGCCACAATCCCTGA
- a CDS encoding HAD family hydrolase produces MLFDWMLTLADYPQREVLLRRAAAIIGRSISDAAVEELLVGMARADADSEVVEAMSRCDCSAAEHEHAEMLHFRRSGLDEELARAWYSLLGRPGTHPIYAEVPALLHTLASHDVRVVVISDIHVDLRMHARAAGIEALVDGWVLSYEHGVQKPDLQIYELGLDVAGVDASDALMVGDRHVADGTASLLGVDSLILPARLERDPLVIDSRLDGVARLSL; encoded by the coding sequence GTGTTGTTCGATTGGATGCTCACGCTGGCCGACTACCCGCAGCGAGAGGTACTGCTGCGCCGCGCTGCGGCGATCATCGGACGCTCGATCAGCGACGCCGCCGTCGAAGAACTTCTTGTCGGCATGGCTCGGGCCGACGCCGATTCCGAGGTCGTGGAGGCGATGTCTCGGTGCGACTGTTCGGCGGCCGAGCACGAACACGCGGAAATGCTGCATTTTCGGCGGTCCGGGCTGGACGAGGAACTCGCCAGGGCGTGGTACTCCCTGCTCGGCAGGCCCGGAACGCACCCGATCTATGCCGAAGTGCCAGCCCTTCTTCACACCCTCGCCTCGCACGACGTCCGCGTGGTCGTGATCAGCGACATCCACGTCGACCTGCGGATGCACGCACGAGCAGCCGGCATCGAAGCGCTGGTCGACGGCTGGGTGCTGTCGTACGAACACGGCGTGCAGAAACCGGATCTACAGATCTACGAGCTCGGACTCGACGTCGCGGGGGTCGATGCCAGCGATGCCCTCATGGTCGGCGACCGTCATGTCGCCGACGGCACCGCCTCGCTGCTCGGCGTCGACTCGCTCATCCTGCCTGCTCGGCTGGAGCGCGACCCACTGGTCATCGACTCACGCCTCGACGGCGTTGCCCGCCTTTCCCTCTGA
- the murF gene encoding UDP-N-acetylmuramoyl-tripeptide--D-alanyl-D-alanine ligase, with protein sequence MRWIAAEIAEAVDGEVVAGDPSTVIDVVTQDSREIEAAGDVSALPKPAISKPALFVPLLAERDGHDFVGASGAAVSLSSRPATDLVGVNATMVIVQVDDTAAALAALGSAGRARLDGRVVVGITGSVGKTTTKDFLAAILSLDRPTYASHRSFNNEIGVPLTILNAPDDTEALVLEMGARGIGHIARLCSVGRPTVGIVTTVGAAHTSEFGSVEAVAEAKGELIEALPAAGDGGVAVLNASQPLVAAMTSRTSAAVVTFGPGGDVHADGVVLDDELVPTFTLVAPQGRVEVVLGARGTHLVDNALAAAAAALAVGVSLDTVAAGLARPVLSPMRMALVRSALGTRIIDDTYNANPMSVEAALRSLAALPVPARGRRFAVLGQMAELGDIAAAEHARMGRLAAELGIHVIAVDAPDYLAGLDPAPSTDPGADLAGDVPEAMKLLADPPLGEPIGPDDAVLVKGSRVAGLERLVELLSA encoded by the coding sequence ATGCGTTGGATCGCCGCGGAGATCGCTGAGGCCGTCGATGGTGAGGTCGTGGCCGGTGATCCGTCCACGGTGATCGACGTGGTCACCCAGGACAGCCGGGAGATCGAGGCGGCCGGCGACGTGTCGGCACTCCCGAAGCCGGCAATCTCGAAGCCGGCTCTGTTCGTGCCGCTGCTGGCCGAACGCGACGGCCACGACTTCGTGGGTGCCTCGGGCGCGGCGGTGTCGCTGTCGTCGCGGCCGGCCACCGATCTCGTCGGGGTGAACGCGACGATGGTGATCGTGCAGGTCGACGACACGGCTGCGGCGCTGGCCGCGCTCGGGTCCGCTGGGCGGGCTCGGCTCGACGGACGGGTCGTCGTGGGGATCACCGGGTCGGTGGGGAAGACGACGACGAAGGACTTCCTGGCGGCGATTCTCTCGCTCGACCGGCCGACGTATGCGAGCCATCGGTCGTTCAACAACGAGATCGGCGTACCGCTCACCATCCTCAATGCGCCCGATGACACCGAGGCGCTCGTGCTCGAGATGGGCGCCCGCGGGATCGGCCACATCGCGCGGCTGTGCTCCGTCGGTCGGCCCACGGTCGGCATCGTGACGACGGTCGGCGCGGCCCACACGAGCGAGTTCGGCTCGGTCGAGGCAGTGGCGGAGGCGAAGGGCGAACTGATCGAGGCTCTGCCGGCCGCCGGCGACGGGGGCGTGGCGGTGCTCAACGCGAGTCAGCCCCTCGTGGCGGCGATGACGTCTCGCACCTCGGCCGCGGTGGTCACCTTCGGCCCCGGCGGGGACGTACATGCCGATGGCGTGGTGCTCGACGACGAGCTGGTGCCGACGTTCACGCTCGTCGCGCCCCAGGGCCGCGTCGAGGTGGTGCTCGGTGCCCGGGGAACACACCTGGTCGACAACGCACTCGCCGCCGCAGCGGCGGCGCTGGCGGTCGGCGTGTCACTCGACACGGTGGCGGCGGGGCTCGCCCGACCGGTGCTGTCGCCGATGCGGATGGCCCTCGTTCGTTCGGCCCTGGGGACGCGGATCATCGACGACACCTACAACGCGAACCCGATGTCGGTCGAGGCCGCGCTGCGGTCGTTGGCGGCCCTCCCCGTCCCTGCCCGCGGCCGCCGCTTCGCCGTCCTGGGACAGATGGCCGAGCTCGGCGACATCGCCGCGGCCGAGCACGCACGCATGGGTCGACTCGCAGCCGAGCTCGGCATCCATGTCATCGCGGTGGACGCGCCGGACTATCTGGCCGGACTCGATCCGGCCCCTTCGACCGACCCGGGGGCGGACCTGGCCGGTGACGTTCCGGAGGCGATGAAGCTTCTGGCCGATCCGCCGCTGGGCGAGCCGATCGGACCCGATGACGCCGTCCTGGTGAAGGGTTCGCGCGTTGCGGGTCTCGAGCGGCTCGTCGAACTCCTGTCGGCCTGA
- a CDS encoding D-alanine--D-alanine ligase family protein, translated as MPTPKPDKIRLVVLFGGRSAEHDVSCVSARHVLAAVDPRRYDVEPIGITRDGEWVLAEDAMKALAEGAASLPERLTARGPEVDALPLLANPGASATSSPTVVLPVLHGPMGEDGTMQGLLELAGVPYIGAGVLASALCMDKVKAKIHLAAHGIPQGRFRWLTVDADEFGGVRGADGSPSTVADEVAAAIAELGLPLFIKPANMGSSVGVSRATTAAEAAAAVELAASYDREVVIEEEIIGRELEISVMGNEDPVASTAGEIIPGAAFYDYADKYEDGARRLIPAPLEADELAEMQRLAIATYRALGVEGLGRVDFFHETDGKGGGAGRGWLVNELNTMPGFTPISMYPEMWAAVGVDYPTLIDRLVDLALARHRRQQSHTRTDH; from the coding sequence GTGCCTACCCCGAAGCCAGACAAGATCCGCCTCGTCGTGCTCTTCGGCGGCCGCTCCGCCGAGCACGACGTCTCCTGCGTGTCCGCCCGTCACGTGCTGGCCGCCGTCGACCCCCGCCGCTACGACGTCGAGCCCATCGGCATCACCCGCGACGGCGAATGGGTGCTCGCCGAAGACGCGATGAAGGCCCTTGCCGAGGGTGCCGCGAGTCTGCCCGAACGCCTCACCGCCCGGGGTCCGGAGGTCGACGCGTTGCCGCTGTTGGCCAACCCCGGCGCGTCGGCCACCTCCTCGCCGACCGTGGTGCTCCCGGTGCTCCACGGCCCCATGGGCGAGGACGGCACCATGCAGGGCCTGCTCGAACTCGCCGGCGTGCCCTATATCGGCGCCGGCGTGCTCGCCTCGGCGCTCTGCATGGACAAGGTGAAGGCCAAAATCCATCTCGCCGCCCACGGCATTCCGCAAGGCCGATTCCGCTGGCTGACCGTCGACGCCGACGAGTTCGGCGGCGTCCGCGGAGCCGACGGCAGCCCGTCGACGGTCGCCGACGAGGTCGCGGCGGCGATCGCCGAGCTCGGACTGCCGCTGTTCATCAAGCCGGCCAACATGGGCTCGAGCGTCGGCGTCTCCCGTGCCACCACGGCCGCCGAGGCCGCCGCCGCCGTGGAACTCGCGGCCAGCTACGACCGCGAGGTCGTGATCGAGGAGGAGATCATCGGCCGCGAGCTCGAGATCTCGGTGATGGGCAACGAAGACCCCGTCGCCAGCACGGCGGGCGAGATCATTCCCGGCGCCGCGTTCTACGACTACGCCGACAAGTACGAGGACGGCGCCCGCCGACTCATCCCGGCGCCGCTCGAAGCCGACGAACTCGCCGAGATGCAACGACTGGCGATCGCGACGTATCGCGCCCTCGGCGTCGAGGGCCTCGGCCGCGTCGACTTCTTCCACGAGACCGACGGCAAGGGTGGCGGAGCGGGGCGGGGCTGGCTCGTCAACGAGCTCAACACCATGCCCGGCTTCACGCCAATCTCGATGTACCCCGAGATGTGGGCCGCCGTCGGCGTCGACTACCCCACGCTCATCGACCGCTTGGTCGACCTCGCCCTCGCCCGTCACCGCCGCCAGCAATCCCACACCCGCACCGACCACTAG
- a CDS encoding TetR/AcrR family transcriptional regulator produces the protein MAVSDTPVETPTRERILAVALAAYGTDGYAATSLDALAEQLGVRKQTILYYFPSKQALFDAVIDDAAADLVGVFEAEASRGLRGIEQVEAIVRHVFRLAVRRPELLGLVREVTRPGSITAERLAGHVAPSVDRARDFLRREMDAGRLRSSDASMLLLSLYSTVVGVATELEVQRAMGLPASLRSTVARRQELIRFLHAALTPT, from the coding sequence ATGGCTGTCTCTGACACCCCCGTCGAGACCCCCACGCGTGAGCGCATCCTCGCCGTGGCCCTCGCCGCCTACGGCACCGATGGCTACGCGGCGACCTCGCTCGATGCGCTGGCCGAACAGCTCGGCGTGCGCAAGCAGACGATCCTCTACTACTTCCCGTCCAAGCAGGCGCTGTTCGACGCGGTCATCGACGACGCGGCTGCGGACCTCGTCGGCGTGTTCGAGGCGGAAGCGTCTCGGGGTCTGCGGGGCATCGAACAGGTCGAAGCCATCGTGCGCCACGTCTTCCGCCTGGCCGTGCGACGTCCCGAACTACTCGGTCTGGTTCGTGAGGTGACGCGGCCCGGGTCGATCACGGCGGAGCGACTCGCCGGCCACGTGGCGCCGAGCGTCGATCGGGCCCGTGACTTCCTCCGGCGCGAGATGGACGCCGGCCGCCTCCGCTCGTCGGACGCCTCGATGCTGCTGCTGTCGCTGTACTCCACGGTCGTCGGGGTGGCGACGGAGCTCGAGGTGCAGCGGGCAATGGGCCTCCCCGCATCGTTGCGCTCGACAGTGGCCCGCCGCCAGGAACTCATCCGCTTCCTCCACGCCGCCCTCACCCCCACCTGA
- a CDS encoding MFS transporter produces the protein MALDSTDGRLVVGTTVAGSAVAMLTATVVNVALPALADDLGATSGQQQWVVNGYLLTIASLILIGGNLGDRYGRLRLYRIGTIWFAAASLLCAAAPSVEVLIAARLLQGIGGALLTPGSLAIIEATLRPDDRGRGVGQWSGLSGVAGAVGPLVGGLLVDISWRWVFLLNLPVAAVVLVLSRRVPESIDRTARDQPLDIVGAGLAALFLGGASFAMIQGPTGGFGTLDWIAVTAAVGSSVILVVHERRQSHPMVPVDLFTIRPFVAANVVTLLVYGGMGVVFFLLSIQLQVALGWSPIAAGAALLPVTALMMILSSRFGDLAQRIGPRWPLTFGPVLIAGGMLLLAGVGPGDTYATSVLPGVLVFGLGLAASVAPVTATALGSIPDERAGAASGLNNAISRSGQLLTIAAVPPLVGLTGDALGDAGELAAGFQNAMFVGAGFVVSGAVAAALLFHSDDLDAEAGTGDDGATDVHDCGVRYHCGVESPQLVRH, from the coding sequence GTGGCGCTCGACAGCACCGACGGTCGCCTGGTGGTCGGCACGACAGTGGCCGGTTCGGCGGTGGCGATGCTGACCGCCACCGTGGTCAACGTGGCGCTCCCCGCCCTGGCCGATGACCTCGGCGCCACTTCGGGACAGCAGCAGTGGGTCGTCAACGGCTACCTCCTGACCATCGCGTCGCTCATCCTCATCGGTGGCAACCTCGGCGACCGCTACGGCCGGCTGCGGCTCTACCGGATCGGCACCATCTGGTTCGCCGCCGCGTCGTTGCTGTGCGCGGCCGCTCCGTCGGTCGAGGTGCTCATCGCCGCCCGTCTCCTCCAGGGCATCGGCGGGGCCCTGCTGACGCCCGGGTCGCTCGCCATCATCGAGGCCACCCTGCGGCCCGACGACCGTGGGCGCGGCGTCGGTCAGTGGTCCGGACTGAGCGGAGTGGCCGGCGCCGTCGGCCCGTTGGTGGGTGGACTGCTCGTCGACATCTCGTGGCGCTGGGTGTTCCTTCTGAACCTGCCGGTGGCCGCCGTGGTGCTGGTCCTGAGCCGGCGGGTGCCCGAGTCCATCGACCGCACCGCCCGCGACCAGCCCCTCGACATCGTCGGCGCGGGACTTGCCGCGTTGTTCCTCGGTGGCGCCTCGTTCGCCATGATCCAGGGTCCGACCGGCGGCTTCGGCACCCTCGACTGGATTGCCGTCACCGCGGCCGTCGGGAGCAGCGTGATCCTCGTCGTCCACGAACGACGCCAGTCCCACCCCATGGTCCCCGTCGACCTCTTCACCATCCGGCCCTTCGTCGCCGCCAACGTGGTGACGCTCCTCGTCTACGGCGGAATGGGCGTGGTGTTCTTCCTGCTGTCGATCCAGCTCCAGGTCGCCCTGGGCTGGAGTCCGATCGCCGCGGGCGCCGCCCTCCTGCCGGTCACCGCGTTGATGATGATCCTGTCCTCGCGCTTCGGCGACCTGGCGCAACGGATCGGTCCCCGGTGGCCGCTCACCTTCGGTCCCGTCCTGATCGCGGGCGGGATGCTGCTGCTGGCCGGGGTCGGCCCCGGGGACACGTACGCGACGAGCGTGCTCCCCGGCGTTCTCGTCTTCGGTCTCGGCCTGGCCGCGTCGGTCGCCCCGGTCACCGCCACGGCCCTCGGCAGCATCCCCGACGAGCGCGCCGGGGCCGCGTCCGGACTCAACAACGCCATCAGCCGATCGGGCCAGCTGCTGACCATCGCCGCGGTGCCGCCACTCGTCGGCCTGACCGGCGATGCCCTCGGTGACGCCGGCGAACTCGCCGCCGGATTCCAGAACGCGATGTTCGTCGGCGCGGGATTCGTCGTCTCCGGTGCGGTCGCCGCGGCACTCCTGTTCCACTCCGACGACCTCGATGCCGAGGCCGGCACGGGGGACGACGGCGCCACCGACGTCCACGACTGTGGGGTCCGCTACCACTGCGGAGTGGAGTCACCGCAGCTCGTACGGCACTAG
- a CDS encoding alternative oxidase produces the protein MTDTPTPEPHAPGGPVAQMLRDRPPVGPMARLEHDELAAVQRDVLASPRRDYSVASRALFRVMDEVYGPERTLEKFRVLELVARVPYQAWESVAYVAMTHTSKRPGFARRVYDRARVARIEQDNEQWHLLILEELTKDEPRHWLRGRVIPQILAVVYYQLSWILFVVHPRSSYRLNADFEDHAAHEYAALVEETPRFEHEPFRSDFEADYGAFDNVADLFRQICHDEVLHREESETMMSRARYG, from the coding sequence ATGACCGACACCCCCACCCCCGAACCGCACGCCCCGGGCGGACCGGTCGCCCAGATGCTGCGCGACCGCCCCCCGGTGGGGCCGATGGCGCGACTCGAACACGACGAACTCGCCGCCGTCCAACGAGACGTGCTCGCCTCCCCACGGCGCGACTACTCGGTCGCGTCCAGGGCGCTCTTCCGGGTGATGGACGAGGTGTACGGGCCCGAGCGCACGCTCGAGAAGTTCCGCGTCCTCGAGCTGGTGGCCCGGGTGCCGTACCAGGCGTGGGAGAGCGTCGCGTACGTCGCCATGACCCACACCTCGAAGCGTCCGGGGTTCGCCCGACGGGTCTACGACCGCGCCAGGGTCGCGCGCATCGAACAGGACAACGAGCAGTGGCACCTCCTGATCCTCGAGGAACTCACGAAGGACGAGCCTCGCCACTGGCTGCGGGGGCGGGTGATCCCCCAGATACTCGCCGTCGTCTACTACCAGCTCTCGTGGATCCTCTTCGTGGTCCACCCCCGGTCGAGTTATCGCCTCAACGCCGACTTCGAAGACCACGCAGCCCACGAGTACGCGGCGCTGGTGGAGGAGACGCCTCGCTTCGAGCACGAGCCGTTCCGAAGCGACTTCGAAGCCGACTACGGCGCCTTCGACAATGTCGCCGATCTGTTCCGGCAGATCTGCCACGACGAAGTGCTGCACCGCGAGGAGAGCGAGACGATGATGAGCAGGGCCCGCTACGGCTGA